Sequence from the Nitrospirota bacterium genome:
ATGAGCACCTTCACGGAATGGGCGGAAGGACCCTATCCCCACTCCGGCACGCAATGCCAGAACTGCCACATGCCCGACGACGTCCGCTTTCCGATCGTGGACTCGGACGTGGTGGCGAGCATCAAGACGGCCACCTCGCATGGGTTCATGGGGGGGCACTCCCTCATCCAGGTTGAGAAGGCGGCGGAGATTGCGCTCGTCGCCGAGAAGACCAAGAAAAGCATCGAGGCGATCGTATATGTCACGAACAAGGAGTCGGGCCACAAACTGCCCACCGGCATTCCGACCCGCCAGCTGGTCCTGACCGTGCGCCTCCTGGACGAAGACCGCCGGCGCGTACTGGAGGAAAAGACGGCGGATTTTCGGCGCGTGGTGGCGGATGCGACGGGTCGCGAGATTGACGCCGACGATCCCGCCGGGATGCTGCTCAATGCGACGCAGGTCCTGCGCGACAACCGTCCCTCGCCCAAGGAAACGGTTCGGGAATCCTTCTCGTTCAAAGCCCCTGAGCCTCCAAGGACTCTCCATGTGGAGGCGGTGCTCGAATACCACCTCAAGCCCGATGTGCCGGGCCGTGGGCCGACCCACATCGAAATGGCGCGCGCGCAGTTCCCGCTGGAAGTGGAGGCGGGAGGGAGTCTGCTGAAGTCCGCCTGGATCCCGCTGGCCGTCCTCGGCGCCGCCTGGGCGCTGGTTTATCTCTTCCGGCGCGCAGGAGGCGCAAGCCGTGCCGGAAGCGACTAGGACGGTCGACCCGGCCGGCGTTCGTCCGGCCGCGGCGTCCCTCCTTCCGCAGCGAAGGGAAAAAACGAGTGAGCGAGGTTAATCATAACCGCCGTCGAATTCTTGAGTGGGAGGTGTTCATGCCGAAATCAATGCAATTCTCTCCTTCGGTCCGGGTTCTCGTCCTGCTGCTCACGGCTTACGGCTCACTGCTCACCCTGTCCGCGTGCGGTGATCCCTTCTCGCGCGGTGAAGCCAAAGAAGAAGTTGTGGTGAACGGGACAGTCGCGGCGCCCGAAGGGGTTGTCGTCGAGGACAAGATCGAGCTCAGTTTCAGCAGGGACGTCTACCCCATCCTTCAATCCAAATGCTCGGGCTGTCACGCCGGCGCGGGGTTTGGGTCCTACAAGCTGTCGGGCGTCGTCGCCAGCGACTACCCCACGATCAAGGCCCTTGTGAACACGGACTCGCCGGCGGAAAGCAAACTTCTTGTGAAGGGGATCACCATGGCCCTCACGGCCGGTTCGGCCGAATACGAAACCATCAAAACGTGGATCACCCAAGGCGCGGCTAATAACTGAAAGAAAGGCCCGTGCGATATCTAAGAGCCTCTAGCAGAAGGCCGATTCGTAGGGGAGCATCTTCAGATGCTCCCTCTTGTCGGGAGGGTCTGAAGACCCTCCCCTACGCATTTTGTTAGAGGCTCTGAAAAGGAGAACACAATGAGAAAAAACAGGGTCAAAACATTCAAAGGGTGGACCTTCGGCTTTCTGGCCATGTCCGTGTGTGCCGGAGTCCTGCTCGCAGGTTGCGGCAGCGAAACCGCTGACGTCGATCTCACCACGGCCAGCGTGGCCAACGGGGGCCTTCTCTACGACAAGTGGTGGAAGGTATCCAAACTGACCACGACCGAGCCCACGGACACCCATGCCCTTTATCCGGCCGATGGGAAACAGAAGGGAGCCGACACATGGCGGTGCAAGGAATGCCACGGCTGGGACTACAAGGGCAAAGACGGCGCCTACGCCAAGGGCAGCCATTTCACTGGCATAACGGGGATAAACGCGGCCGCCGCCAAGGGGGCAAGCAAGGTCTACGACGCCCTCCGTGGGAAACCCAATGCTTCCCACAATTTCGCGACGGTGTTGAGCGACGCCGAAGTGAAGGATCTGACCCGGTTCGTCCTGGAAGGTTTGTATGATTCCGGTGGCGTCGTGGGTTCGGACAAGAAGGCCACAGGCGGCGACGCGACTCAGGGCAAGACGGTCTACACGACTACCATGAGCTGCAACAACTGCCATGGGGATGACGGGATGAAGATCGAGTTCCATGACGAGGAATACCTCGGCGATCTCGCGCTCGACAATCCCTGGGAGTTTCTCCACAAGGCCCGTTTCGGGAACCCCGGCTCCACTATGCCCGGAACGGTTCCGCAGAGTGTGAGCAATGACGTGTTGCCGAACCTGCTGGCCTACTCGCAGTCGCTTGGAGCGGCGTGGGCCTCCGCGTCCCTGAAGACAGGCGGGCTCATCTACGACAAGTGGTGGAAAGTATCCAAGAAGACCACCACCGAGCCCACGGGCAATCACGCCTTGTATCCGTCGACCGGTAAGCAGAGCGGAGCCGACACGTGGCGCTGCAAGGAATGCCACGGCTGGGACTACAAGGGAAAGGACGGCGCCTATTCCAAGGGCAGCCACCTGACGGGTATCGCCGGTATCATCGGCGCAAAGGACAAAACCCGCGTGCAGATCGGCGACGCCCTGAAAGGTGTGTCCGTCGCCGGCCACACTTTTAGTTCACTGCTCAGCGATGAAGAGCTGGCATCGGTGACCAAATTCATCAAGACCGGGATCATCGATATGGCCACCTACGTTGATTCATCCACAAAAGCGGGAAAGGGCGACTCGTCCAACGGGAAAACACTGTTCGATGGCAAGGCGCAATGCTCAAGCTGCCACGGGACGGATGGCAAGAAGATGAACTTGGCCCACGAACCGCCCGAGGAGGAATACATCGGCGACATGGCGAAC
This genomic interval carries:
- a CDS encoding c-type cytochrome, encoding MRKNRVKTFKGWTFGFLAMSVCAGVLLAGCGSETADVDLTTASVANGGLLYDKWWKVSKLTTTEPTDTHALYPADGKQKGADTWRCKECHGWDYKGKDGAYAKGSHFTGITGINAAAAKGASKVYDALRGKPNASHNFATVLSDAEVKDLTRFVLEGLYDSGGVVGSDKKATGGDATQGKTVYTTTMSCNNCHGDDGMKIEFHDEEYLGDLALDNPWEFLHKARFGNPGSTMPGTVPQSVSNDVLPNLLAYSQSLGAAWASASLKTGGLIYDKWWKVSKKTTTEPTGNHALYPSTGKQSGADTWRCKECHGWDYKGKDGAYSKGSHLTGIAGIIGAKDKTRVQIGDALKGVSVAGHTFSSLLSDEELASVTKFIKTGIIDMATYVDSSTKAGKGDSSNGKTLFDGKAQCSSCHGTDGKKMNLAHEPPEEEYIGDMANDNPWETLHKIRIGHPGATMPSGLQDNGLTDKETGDVLTYAQSLK